A window of Salvia splendens isolate huo1 chromosome 8, SspV2, whole genome shotgun sequence genomic DNA:
CTATTCCTCAGGACTTAgtctaattttaaatattttaaggtgtattagtaatttttattttaaatttggaaTATATTATTActgaataatttaataatttaaaaattcatctcttgatgtagtaaataaatttaattgctTGTAAACACATACTGTAGTACTATACTCCCAAAATTTGGTGTTTACATAATTcattattttgataaaaaagcAAACTTCAATCTTGGATGACTACTAATTCGTTTCTTCTGAATCCAATCCAAAATCCAAAGACATACCACAAGACATGatgtaaaataatttaaaatcaaacttgaacatattactactactacaacAGATACACTTTCTGCTTTTTTGGACAACTAAAACATAATCTGTAAAACAGAAAGAGCCATCCTTGAATCTTACATTGCTAAAACTAAACTCTATAGATACCTAAAAACGCATATTCTATGATTTcacaatatttacaccttttGCAAACCAAATACTCtccacattttaaaaaaattagccGCAAAAGTAATCGTGGCTGTAATCAAGCAGCCTTGAATTACAGTAAAAAATCCATGAATTTAAGCCACGGCAACCCTTTCCTTGTGTTGCTTTCCTCAGCTTCCTTTGAGCAGCTTGATGCGCCGCCGCCGCTTTCCGCCGCAATCTGCCTCGGACAGAGAAAGAAGTTTCTTGAACCCAACTCCACTATCTTCACCTCCCTATCCAAACCTGTTTATCATTTTCAtccaaacaaattaattatCTGTGAAAGAAAATTGGATGAGAAGCACAAGCTCTATTGTGGTTCAAACCATCCCACATCGGctaattaaaaaattgtgtAAGCAATATATAATTTCAGTAATGGGGCATTACTTTCTAAACTGAACTGAGAGTAATGGAGATCAGTAATGGGGCCTTACTTTCTAAACTGAACTGAGAGTAATGGAGATCGAAGGCGGAGCAGGCGGTGGACGGAAGCACCGGCCGCCGCGCCTCACTGACATACTGGCGGAGCGCCGCCGTGATCAGGTCCTGCACGGTGGCCACCGGCGCCACCAAGACGTGGACCGGGCCAGGGCTCCTCTGTATCGTCACGTTCACCAGCAACTTCGTCAGCTtcgccggcggcggcggagcagccGGACTCCCGCCGCCTCTTCTGCCGGCCAGCAAGTCCGGCACCGTCCTCGGCCTCGGAAGCATGTCGGCCATACCTCCGGCGTCCCTCCCGTGAAATGACGACGCCTTCTCCGACAAGCGCCCCTTCTTGTTCTTCTCATGGCCTCCCTTCCGGTGACTCTTCGGCGACGGCATTATAATACTATAT
This region includes:
- the LOC121745615 gene encoding uncharacterized protein At4g22758-like, whose amino-acid sequence is MPSPKSHRKGGHEKNKKGRLSEKASSFHGRDAGGMADMLPRPRTVPDLLAGRRGGGSPAAPPPPAKLTKLLVNVTIQRSPGPVHVLVAPVATVQDLITAALRQYVSEARRPVLPSTACSAFDLHYSQFSLESLDREVKIVELGSRNFFLCPRQIAAESGGGASSCSKEAEESNTRKGLPWLKFMDFLL